The sequence below is a genomic window from Thermoflavifilum sp..
GTCATTCCCAAACGCGAAGTGGATTATTTTCTGGATATGAATGATGAGGAGCTAAGCCAGGTATTATTGTTTGCCAGGCCTATTGCTCGTGCGATTCGCCAGGTGATACCTTGTGAAAGAATCGGCATGAGCGTGGTAGGACTGGAAGTGCCCCATGCCCATCTGCATCTGGTACCTATCCGCACGATAGATGACCTGAATTTTACCCGACCTAAGCTGCAGCTCAGTGATGAAGAAATGAAGCAAGTGCAACAACAGATTATTGCCCATCTTTCTTTTTAGCGGTAGATAGTTTAGGCGTAGTCGCCGTGTCGGGGGGCATGAATTTAAACCCGACACCATGAATAGTTTCTAATCGGATGCGTGGATCGTGCCGAAAATGCTTGCGTAGCTTTGTAATAAATACATCCATACTTCTACCCAGAAAATAATCGTCTTTTCCCCATACATGCAGTAAGATTTCTTCTCGTTTCAGGGTTTTGTGCGGGTTTTCACAGAGAAATTTCAGTAGATCGGCTTCTTTCTGGGTTAAGGTTTGAAAATAATTATCCGGGCCACTGATGTAAAGCTCCGGATAGTTAAACAGAAGCTGTCCAATCTGATACTGCTTGTTTTTATCGGCATTCAGCGCCTGGGTACGGCGAAGAAAAACTTCAATCCGCAACAGCAGCTCCTGCATGCTGAATGGCTTGGTCACATAATCATCCGCACCCAGTTTAAATCCCATGATTTTATCCTCTTCGAGTGTACGGGCTGTAAGGAACAGCAAGGGCACTTTTTCATTTTTACTGCGAATCAGCCGGGCTAAAGAAAACCCGTCTTTCTTGGGCATCATAATATCCAGCAGGATGAGGTCGAAATTTTTCTTCTGGAAATATTGCCAGCCGCTGTCCCCATCCGTGCAATGCACGACATCATAACCTGCTTCGATCAGATTATCTTTAATCACGAAGCCCAGGTTTACGTCGTCTTCTATCAACAGAATACGAGCTTTGTTTTCCATATGTTTATCCGGATGTTTTACAAAGGGGAAACGATAAGGTAAAATTACTACCTTTCCCGGGTTCACTTTCCACAGAAACTTTGCCTTTGAATGCCCGGGTGTATAATTTAACATAATTTAATCCCAGTCCAAACCCTTTTACTTCATGTAAATTTCCGGTAGGTACCCTGAAAAACTGGGAAAACAGCAGCTTATGATATTGACGGGGGATGCCTATGCCGTTGTCCTGTACGGAAATAAAAATTCGCTGCGCATCATTCCAGGTGTGCAGGGTAATAACGGGTACGGGTGAATATTTGATTGCGTTGTCGATCAGGTTAAACAAAATGTTGGTAAAATGTACGGCATCGGCTTCTATGCAGGTTTGCCTGGCCTGTAAATTCAGGATAAAACGACCTGATTTTTGCTGGATCATGTATTCAAAATCCATCACGCATCTTTGAATGATGGCATGCGCATCCAGTTTTTCGATCTGCAGGCGTGGGTTTGCCCGTTCAATCTGTGCAATTTGCAGCACCCGTTCCACCTGTTGTTCGAGATGAGCGGATTCATGTTCGATGATGCGGGTATAGTTCAGCAAACGAGCATTTTGCTGCACCGGTGTCGCTTGTTTCAAAACTTCAACCGAAAGCTGAATCGTTGATATAGGGGTACGAAATTCGTGCGTCATGTTGTTGATAAAATCTTTTTGAATCTCGGAGAGCAGTTTTTGTCGAAGCAGAATGAGCAGGGTAACAGCGAATGCAATGATCACCAGGATCAGGGCAAGTGTTGAAAAAATCCAGAAGTTCATTTCGCTGATGATGTACTTCCTTCTGTTGGTAAACAAAACGGCAAGGTAATTCTCATCTTTATGTATGGATGGGAACGGCTGGATATGCGGACTATCTTCCGGGTTGAACGATTCGGTTTCAACGTGCTCAAACTTTTTAGTCGCGGCGTTGTAAATACCAAATTGATAGGTGGTAAATAAATCATTTTCTTCCAGCGCCTGTTTCAGATAGTTTTCGATGCTATCGCCGTTGATTCGGTATTTGATGTCGGCAATGTAATAATTGGCTGCAGGCCTTTCTACGGCTTCGATGAAAGGCATGGAATCGCGTTGGGAAAGTCTGATGCGTTGAACCACTTCATTCAGGGCACTATGCACTTTGACGTTGAATTCTTTTTCTTCGAGGGCATAGGTTTTTTGCAGCCAGTAAACCTGGGCAGCCAGCACACAGATCATCAGTAGGGCGCCAATTACCACCAGTTTACGCAATGTGGAAGATTTCATGCGAATAAAAAATGAAACGGCCCGGGAAAATATGACTGCAAACATAGGCAGGGAGTGTAATGGCACGAAAGGGTATACGGGACGGGTTCATTCGGGTTGCTCCGTCAATTGACAACCCGTTCGGGATGTTGAGCCAGGAATTGTTTCCAGGCTTTTTTTGTCGATCCGGTATCCGGGAGGGGCTGTTGCAGGTTATAATAATGGCAAAGGGCAACGGCAAGGGCATCCGTGGCGTCGTAATATTCGGGCTGCCCGGGCAGTTGCAACTGGCGCTGAAGCATGAGCCACACCTGCTGCTTGCCTGCATTGCCGTTGCCGGTAACCGCCTGTTTCACTTTTTTGGGTGAATACTCGGTTACCTGCAGTCCGGCTTGTTTCGCACACACAATCGCCACACCCTGCGCCCTTCCCAGTTTAAGCATGCTCTGGATATTCTTGCCCTGGAAGGGTGATTCAATAGCCAGATCGCTCAACGGAAAATGGTCGATCAACTGAGTTACTTTCTGATAAATGGATTGCAGCCGCTCGTAGTGATCCTTATGCCGGGAAAGCTTCAGTACGCCCATTTCAAGCACGTCCACGCGGCCTGTCTGGCAGCCGATTACGCTATATCCCATGATTACCGTGCCGGGGTCGATGCCTAATATGGTGAGCCTTTTAAGCATACAGATGAAACAAACGCATTACTCAGTACAAATATGCTGCAAAGTCCTGAGAAAAAGCTATGTTCGCCATTTCAAAATCTGGATGTTAAACAAAAGTACCAAAATAATTTTCAATACGTTTATCAGTGTGGGGCTGTTTGTCGGTCTTTCGTTTCTCATCTATCGGCAGCTGCAGCACCAGCAAAATTTATCTTTTGCCCTCGAGCAAATCAGGCAGGCATGCACAGGCGCTCGCCTATGGATAGGCATCACGCTGCTGTTGATGGTTGTGCCTAACTGGCTTCTTGAAGCACGAAAATGGCAATTGTTGTTGAATCGCTTTGAGCCGGTGTCGCTTTTTCGTGCGCTGCAATCGGTCTTAGCCGGCTTATCCCTGGGCATCAACACCCCGAACCGTATCGGGGAATAT
It includes:
- a CDS encoding HAMP domain-containing sensor histidine kinase, whose amino-acid sequence is MKSSTLRKLVVIGALLMICVLAAQVYWLQKTYALEEKEFNVKVHSALNEVVQRIRLSQRDSMPFIEAVERPAANYYIADIKYRINGDSIENYLKQALEENDLFTTYQFGIYNAATKKFEHVETESFNPEDSPHIQPFPSIHKDENYLAVLFTNRRKYIISEMNFWIFSTLALILVIIAFAVTLLILLRQKLLSEIQKDFINNMTHEFRTPISTIQLSVEVLKQATPVQQNARLLNYTRIIEHESAHLEQQVERVLQIAQIERANPRLQIEKLDAHAIIQRCVMDFEYMIQQKSGRFILNLQARQTCIEADAVHFTNILFNLIDNAIKYSPVPVITLHTWNDAQRIFISVQDNGIGIPRQYHKLLFSQFFRVPTGNLHEVKGFGLGLNYVKLYTRAFKGKVSVESEPGKGSNFTLSFPLCKTSG
- a CDS encoding response regulator transcription factor, which encodes MENKARILLIEDDVNLGFVIKDNLIEAGYDVVHCTDGDSGWQYFQKKNFDLILLDIMMPKKDGFSLARLIRSKNEKVPLLFLTARTLEEDKIMGFKLGADDYVTKPFSMQELLLRIEVFLRRTQALNADKNKQYQIGQLLFNYPELYISGPDNYFQTLTQKEADLLKFLCENPHKTLKREEILLHVWGKDDYFLGRSMDVFITKLRKHFRHDPRIRLETIHGVGFKFMPPDTATTPKLSTAKKKDGQ
- a CDS encoding HIT family protein; translation: MTIFSRIIKGEIPCYKIAENELFFAFLDIHPLVKGHTLVIPKREVDYFLDMNDEELSQVLLFARPIARAIRQVIPCERIGMSVVGLEVPHAHLHLVPIRTIDDLNFTRPKLQLSDEEMKQVQQQIIAHLSF
- the ruvC gene encoding crossover junction endodeoxyribonuclease RuvC produces the protein MLKRLTILGIDPGTVIMGYSVIGCQTGRVDVLEMGVLKLSRHKDHYERLQSIYQKVTQLIDHFPLSDLAIESPFQGKNIQSMLKLGRAQGVAIVCAKQAGLQVTEYSPKKVKQAVTGNGNAGKQQVWLMLQRQLQLPGQPEYYDATDALAVALCHYYNLQQPLPDTGSTKKAWKQFLAQHPERVVN